ATGCGGTGATCGCGCGTAGGGCCAAAGGCTTACAAAGCGGTGATAATCTGGTCTTGGCGCAACCGGGAGGGTTTGCGCTCTTGACCTTCGCTTTTGAAGAGGCAACAACGTATTATGACAGAAATATTCACCGGTGAATTCACCCAGCAGGAACCCATCCCGGAAGCGGCAATAGAAGCTGCGGTGGCCGTGATGCGAAGCGGTCGATTGCATCGCTATAATGTTGCAAAGGGTGAGCCAGGTCATGTGGCTTTGCTCGAGCAGGAATTTGCAGCAAGCGTGGAGGCTTCGTTTTGCTTGGCGGTTGCTTCGGGCGGATATGCGTTGGCAACGGCGCTGCGCGCATTGGATGTGCAGCCAGGTGATAAGGTTTTAACCAATGCGTTTACGCTTGCGCCGGTTCCCGGCTCTATTGCTTCTGTTGGCGCCATACCGGTTTATGTTGGGGTGACCGAAGATCTGGTGATCGACCTAGAGGATTTGCAGGCAAAAATTGCACAAGCGGATGTGCTTATGCTCAGCCACATGCGTGGGCATATTTGCGACATGGATCAGTTGATTAAAATCTGTGAGCATGCAGGCGTCCGAGTTATTGAGGATTGTGCGCATACGATGGGTGCGAAATGGCGTGAAACATGGTCTGGGCGTCATGGAGTGGTGGGGTGTTATTCAACACAAACTTACAAACATATAAATTCGGGCGAGGGCGGATTTTTGGTCACTGATGATGCGGATGTGATGGCCAAAGCGGTTATATTGTCGGGATCTTACATGCTTTATGATCGCCATATTGCCGCACCGGCGGCCAGCCATTTTGACGATGTCCGGTATCACACGCCCAATGTTTCCGGCCGGATGGATCATTTGCGCGCCGCAATCCTGCGTCCACAATTGGCCAATCTGCAGGCGCAAGCGCAGGCGTGGAACGCGCGCTATCAAGCCGTTGAAGCCGCGCTTGCGCATACGCCGGGGTTAACGCTGATATCGCGACCAGAACAAGAAAGCTATGTCGGGTCATCTATTCAGTTTTTATTGCTAGATTGGGCAGCTGACAGGATTGAAAAGATGCTGGCGCGCTGTGCTTCAAGAGGGGTTGAGTTGAAGTGGTTTGGCGGGCAAGAGCCGACCGGTTTCACATCACGTTATGACAGTTGGCGCTATGCCCCATCATCTGCAATGCCAAAAAGCGACCGTGTTTTGGCTGGGGTGATCGATATGCGCTTGCCGCTTACTTTCAGCCTCGAAGATTGCGCGGTGATTGGGCGTATTATTCGCGCAGAAGTGGGCGCGCTCTACCAGCTTGCAGATAGCGCGGCCCAAACCGCAATATAAGCAGATTGTGCTTCATTTATCGTGGCAGACAGCACTGATTCAGTGACAGGCGCGCGAACTCCATAAGAGTGACTTGCGTTGAAAATATTCCCATTGGCCGCCCAGTCATGCAAAGATGCCATATCTAACTTTTCGCATTTTAGACGAACGCTCCAGGTGACTTGATGGGGTGAGCATTTTTAGCCGTATTTTTTGGGCCGGTTGAAAACCTGCAAAAACGATTGTCGTTCCAGTATAGGTTTGCAGATTCTTCGCTTGATGGCGCGCATCAATCACCGTTTTGTCTTATATTTTGGTTTGAAGGTTCAGGGCATATGAGTTGTTGATCAATTAAAAAAGACTTGCGCTTCCTGCCGAAATTGCCGGGTTGCACAAGCGGCATGAAGCAAAAGGTTAATCCTTGACCTGGCTGAA
The sequence above is drawn from the Rhodobacteraceae bacterium IMCC1335 genome and encodes:
- a CDS encoding aminotransferase class I/II-fold pyridoxal phosphate-dependent enzyme codes for the protein MTEIFTGEFTQQEPIPEAAIEAAVAVMRSGRLHRYNVAKGEPGHVALLEQEFAASVEASFCLAVASGGYALATALRALDVQPGDKVLTNAFTLAPVPGSIASVGAIPVYVGVTEDLVIDLEDLQAKIAQADVLMLSHMRGHICDMDQLIKICEHAGVRVIEDCAHTMGAKWRETWSGRHGVVGCYSTQTYKHINSGEGGFLVTDDADVMAKAVILSGSYMLYDRHIAAPAASHFDDVRYHTPNVSGRMDHLRAAILRPQLANLQAQAQAWNARYQAVEAALAHTPGLTLISRPEQESYVGSSIQFLLLDWAADRIEKMLARCASRGVELKWFGGQEPTGFTSRYDSWRYAPSSAMPKSDRVLAGVIDMRLPLTFSLEDCAVIGRIIRAEVGALYQLADSAAQTAI